From Chloracidobacterium sp. N, the proteins below share one genomic window:
- the hpnJ gene encoding hopanoid biosynthesis associated radical SAM protein HpnJ, with the protein MPMKTLLLNPPSFEGFDGGASSRWPATREIASYWYPVWLAYPAGMIPGARLLDAPPHGISLQETLKIAQDYEFIVLFTSAPGLHNDLKLARMFREQNPHVKIAFVGPHVTVRAEETLRLAAGAIDFVTRKEFDHSVTEFAMGKPLADIDGIAYLDANGRFICTPDRPPIHDLDALPWATEVYARDLDYTKYNVPFLLHPYVAFYSTRGCPALCTFCMWPQTISGHPWRKRSAQDVANEFAHAWELFPKLKEIFFDDDTFSYQASRTIEVCEKLKPLKKTWSCTARVTTTYDALKAMKEAGCRLLIVGFESGDDQILKNIKKGATTEMARQFMKHCKKLGLVVHGDFILGLPGETPQTIEKTIRFAKELDCETIQVSIAHAYPGTELYDHLVEQGWLTEGAMTDEEGHQLPHIEYPGLTKGQIMKAVEDFYDGYYFRPRIIARIVGKAIFDGQERKRLYKEARDFLRLRSKRQAYYRSQVETAGTHKGV; encoded by the coding sequence ATGCCGATGAAAACCTTGCTGCTCAATCCACCTTCCTTCGAGGGCTTCGATGGCGGAGCCAGTTCGCGCTGGCCGGCGACGCGCGAAATTGCGTCCTACTGGTATCCGGTGTGGCTGGCCTACCCGGCCGGCATGATTCCCGGCGCGCGGCTGCTCGATGCCCCCCCCCATGGCATCAGCCTCCAGGAAACCCTCAAGATCGCCCAGGATTATGAATTCATCGTGCTGTTTACGAGTGCGCCGGGGCTGCATAACGACCTCAAACTGGCGCGGATGTTCAGGGAGCAGAACCCGCACGTCAAGATTGCTTTCGTCGGTCCGCACGTGACCGTCCGGGCGGAAGAAACGCTGCGGCTGGCCGCCGGGGCGATTGATTTCGTCACCCGCAAGGAATTCGACCACAGCGTGACGGAGTTTGCCATGGGCAAGCCGCTCGCCGACATTGACGGCATTGCCTACCTTGACGCCAACGGGCGCTTCATCTGCACGCCTGACCGGCCGCCCATCCACGACCTCGACGCCCTGCCCTGGGCGACTGAAGTCTATGCCCGCGACCTCGATTACACGAAATACAACGTGCCCTTTCTGCTGCACCCCTACGTGGCGTTTTACTCGACGCGGGGCTGCCCGGCCCTCTGTACCTTCTGCATGTGGCCGCAGACGATTTCCGGGCACCCCTGGCGCAAGCGGTCAGCCCAAGACGTAGCGAATGAATTTGCCCACGCCTGGGAGCTGTTCCCCAAACTGAAGGAAATCTTCTTCGACGACGACACGTTTTCCTACCAGGCATCGCGGACCATCGAAGTCTGCGAAAAACTCAAGCCGCTCAAGAAAACCTGGTCCTGCACCGCGCGCGTCACCACAACCTACGACGCCCTGAAGGCGATGAAGGAAGCCGGCTGCCGGCTGCTGATCGTCGGGTTTGAGTCCGGGGACGACCAAATCCTGAAAAACATCAAGAAAGGCGCCACGACCGAGATGGCGCGGCAGTTCATGAAGCACTGCAAAAAGCTCGGTCTGGTCGTTCACGGCGATTTCATCCTGGGTCTGCCCGGCGAGACGCCCCAGACCATCGAGAAAACCATCCGCTTCGCCAAAGAACTCGACTGCGAGACCATCCAGGTTTCGATTGCCCACGCCTATCCGGGTACGGAACTCTATGACCACCTCGTGGAACAGGGCTGGCTGACGGAAGGGGCGATGACGGACGAAGAAGGCCATCAGCTTCCGCACATCGAATATCCCGGACTGACCAAGGGCCAGATTATGAAGGCCGTCGAAGACTTCTATGACGGCTACTACTTCCGGCCCAGGATCATCGCCCGGATTGTCGGGAAAGCCATCTTTGACGGGCAGGAACGGAAACGCCTCTACAAGGAAGCCCGTGATTTTCTGCGGCTGCGCTCCAAGCGGCAGGCGTATTACCGCAGCCAGGTGGAAACGGCCGGGACTCACAAGGGAGTGTAG